TCGTGGACCACCCGGACATCGAAACCCAGGGTCTGTGCAACCGGGGCGTAATCATCCGGAGTGGAACCCAGGGTCGTTTTCTGCTGACGCACCCCAAAGTCATTGCCGTTCCGTTCCGACATGATGCGGTAAATTTCCGCCTTGAGGGCCGGGCTGCCGTAGCCCCCGCCCATAAGCGCCGTACCCCCCGGCGCCAGGATACGCCTGATTTCAGTCAGGCTCCGTTCCTTGTCCCAGAACCACATGGCTCCCCGGCTGATAACCAGGTTTACCGAAGCATCCGGAATAGGCATGGTGTGTACATCCGCGCAGAGGGTTGTTATACGAGCCCGATCCCTTTCTTTGATGCGCCGGGCGGCCAGTTCCAGAGCGTAGGGGTTTGAATCTAAAAGGGTGATTTCATTCGTAAATAATTCCGCCGCAGCCAAGCCCAGGTGGCCTCCGCCGCAGCCTAGGTCCACACAGCGGCCCCGGTCCACACAACTGCCCCGGTCTATCCCGGCAAGTTCCAGGAGCCGCCGGGCGATAAGTGGGTATATGGGGGCAAAAACTTCATCCGCTATGCAGTCGAATTCTAAGGCTTTGGCCTGAGAAGGTGTGGTGGCTTGGGGAATAGTATTTCCTCCTTCGATACTGCCGTGAATTATACCAGGGAAAGCCGTACTTTATCAAGATACCTTTCTGCTCAAACATGATGAAACCAAACGAAACAAGGGGAATGGTGAAATGGGCGCTGGGTTACCAATTTATAAAACCTACGGCCTGGTCAGTATTTCCGGGGAGGATCAAACTGTAACGGCTCTTTCATAACAAAACACCTATGAAACAGAATAAAATATCAAGATGAATTATTACGAAATAAACAAAACCAAATAAAACATGTAAAAAAAGGATATAACATGTTGACAATAGGTCGTTTTATTGTAATAATTTCCGATAATAGGTCTGGCTAGTATATGGTCGGAATCTATATTAATGGAGGTATTGTATGTTTTTAAAGAAAAATTGGAGTTGGGTATTCAACCTTGCACTTGCACTGAGTATCCTTATGCTTATTGCCTGTCCCATGGAAAGCGACGATGATGATATCCCTCTTCCCGCCCCGGGATCCATCCAGATAACGGCGAATGATGGAGCCCTGGTATTACAATGGACCAGGGTTGCCGCTGCTGGGGGTGTTGATCCCACCTATAAAATATTCATAAGTGAGTCCAATAATAGCTTAGAGGCAGTCGAGATATTTCCCACTGACGGCAGCGGCGGGTCGCTGGTAAAATACACCATTAGTGAGCTTGAAAATCACAAGACCTATTATATCTGGGTAAAGGCTGCATATGCAGGACTTGGGGAATCAGATTTCACCGGCGTGTATCAAGGAACACCCATTCCACCGCCGGCCAACCCCGGTACCTTGACCGTTGCACCCTATGAGGAAATGCTTGGGGTAAGCTGGGTTGCGGTAACAGACGCGTCTTTCTATGAGGTATATTACAAAGCGGGCGGGGCAGGGGAAACACCGCCTACAGATGCAACCATGGAAACCGTAGCCGAACCAACGGTGATGATTGAGGAATTAGACAATGGTACAAGTTATACGGTATGGGTTAGGGCCGGGAATACCGCCGGTAATTCCGCCGGATACGCCACCGCCGCGGGAACGCCCGTAGTTCCTACTACACCGCCGACGGCAGACAAGAAACCCGAAACCCCCACCGTTGTTCCGGGAAATGCAAAATTAACCTTGAAATGGACTCCTGTTTCCGATGTCCCCAGTTATAAATTGTACTACGGAACCACCAATGATTTCTCCCAAGCGACACCGGTTGAAAAACCTATCCTCCCAAAGGCATCGCCAGTGAGCGGTGATATTACCGGCCTCGTCAACGGCACATCCTACTATGTATGGGTCCAGTCCTGGAATTCTGCTAGTACTAAAGATAATTCACCGGTCAGCGACCCTGCGAGCGGAATTCCCCAAGCGAAAGCTGCAATTGATTACAGTAACACAACATTTAGTTTAGGCAGCGCTGGCGCCGAGTTTGTCTATGCCCAGACTCTTCCCCCCAGCGTCTTTAATCCGACCGGAAGGCCCAATTCGGACCGTATGACCCGGGTACAGGAGACCGGTTTAGGTAATCTGTTTACCGATGGCGCTGCATGGTATATCAGGGATAAATATCCTGAGCAAAACATTAGCTTTGTATTCCTCCATGGGGCCTACATAGACAATGTACTTCCGGCCGGGGATATTACCGTGGGCAGTCTTTCGGCTATAGTCCGAACGGCTGACAGGGAAGATAAATTCGTGCTCCTCTCCCTGACTGGGGCTCAGCTCAAAGCCTTCTTCGACGAGGTGGCCGATGTAGTACACAGCGGCAGGGGCGGACCTTCGAACACCGCTTTCTTCGGCAATGTTTCCAGCGAAGTACACTACACCCTCCAGTATCGTAAACCGCCGGAACTAACACAGGCGATAATCGACGGAACAGAAGCAAAATACAGCGATATGGACACTTCGCCGTATACGAGGGGGCGCATAAAAGCCGGTACCCTCAAGATAAACGGAGTGGATATTGATGATACAAAAACTTACCGTATCTGTACCACCGAGACGCTTGCCACCGGGGCATTTTTTGATACCCTGTTAGATGGTATAAATAAAGTGGTGACCGATGACATCTTCTGGCACGGAGTAGCGGAATATATCTACGATCAGGGTGCGGATCTTATTCCACTGGTTGATGGCCGTATTGTGATCGAAGGGGGAGTTCCCCTTCCATCGCCCTGGGTAGCGGGTGACTGGATTTATACTGAGGAGTGATGAATCACCCCTATCCTGCAGCAGTATTACTGCTGGCCCTTGTCTTAGCCTGGACGCCGGAACTTACCGGCGCCCAGGAAGCGGCGGCGGATACTTCGTCCGTTTCCATGGAAGCGGACGAAGCTTTGCCTGAGGACACCGAAGTATTCCGCCTGCCCGAAGCGGGGGTAAATGCCAACCAGGACACCCCCGAACTGATTACCCGGGAAGAGATGGACCGGGATGACGTCAATGATCTTTGGGAGGCGGTGCGGTACACCCCGGGGGTGATCCTTTCCGGGGGCGGCCGACGCAACGATTCTAACTTTTCGGTTCGGGGTTTTGGTTCGGACAGTGTTCCTGTCTTCGTGGACGGAATAGTCATGGCCAATCCTTACCGGGGAGAAGGGGATGGCGCCCGTTTCCTTACTGGGGATATGGAAAGCATCGAAATAGAAAAGGGGTACAGCTCGGAACTCCTGGGGGCAAATACCCTGGGGGGAGCGGTGCTTCTCCGTACCGCGAAACCCAAAAAACCCTTTGAAGCTTCCCTTAAAACCAGCTTTGATTTTGACAGCATCCTGCATTATGCGGACGCAACCCATGTGGTAAGCGCCGGAACTAAGCTGGAGTATTTTTACGCCAAGGCGGTATTCCAATACCGGGATGTGGATCATTACAGGCTTCCTGAAGATTTTGAGCCCACAACGGACAACCCCCAGGAAAAGGGGGACCGGCTCTGGTCCGATTCCGACGATTTAAAGCTTACCCTTATGGCGGGGACAACCCCCATACCGGATCTTGATATTTGGCTTGCCTATGTGTATCAGGACTCGGATAAGGGGCTTTCTCCTCCGGATACCAATCTTCGGGATTACGCTATCTGGGAATGGCCGGTATGGAAGCGGCACAGCGTTTCTCTCAACAGCATCTTTGCTGCCGGTCCCCTCTCCTTCAGTGCCCTGGCGTACTTTGATAAATACGATAACCGTCTGGATGAATACTATACCTTGAAGGCTTGGCAGCGGGGTATCCATGCACCCCATTCGGATTACGATGAATATTCCACCGGCGGCCGTCTTACAGGAACATGGGAAATAAATAGCTGGAACACCCTTCAGGGAGCGCTTACGTATAAAAAAGAAGATCACCTAGGACTGCGGGGCAGTTACAAGAATGAGGATGATCTGACCGAGGAGATGCATGTTAATGAAGATACCTGGTCGGTGGGTATGGAGCACGCGATAAACCCCTGGGATCCCCTGACGGTGAAAGCCGGGTTCGGATTTGACGCACTCATCCCCAATGAATACTGGAATGAAGAAAATGAATACTTAAAACTTCTGGATGCCAGTTATTTTATTGTTAAGACCCAAGATAAGTTTCTCTATACCTGGCAGGCCGGGGCTTTTTATAAGATCACCGGGGATCACGAACTACGACTGACCTATGCCCGGAAAAATCACTTTCCCAATATGTCCCAGCGCTATTCAACCCGGTTCGGATCGGCCATGCCAAATCCAAACCTGGGACCGGAAATCGCCAATCACTTTGAGCTGGGTTACCGGGGGTATTTCGGCGGCATCGGAGACTTCATTTACGCCCTTACCGTGAATGCCGCCCTGTACTACAGTGTTATTACCGGAAAAATTGTAACCGTTGGATGGCCGAACCCGCATCACCCCAGCGCATCCGTGGATATTTCCCGAAACCTGGATTCAACTGCTTTCTGGGGGTTCGAGTTGGCCCCTGAAATAAGTTTAAAAAAATTCCTGAGTACCGGCATGAGCTTCTCATGGAACCAGAACACCATCAATCACAGCCAAGCCGGCATTAAGGTCCTGCCCTATTACCCGGAAATTACCTTGAACGGGTATATGGTGATCAAACCCCTGGAAGTGCTTTCGATTATTCCCCGGGTAGAATATACGGGTTCCCGTTTTGCCAACACCGAGGGATTTGAAAAACTGGAGGCCTATTTCCTCGCCCACCTCAAGGTAAGCTATGACTTTGGTAAATATATTACCGCCTCCGTAGGGGTGGAAAATATTTTTGACAAATACTACGAAATCAGGCAATATGCTCCGATGGCAGGA
This window of the Treponema primitia ZAS-1 genome carries:
- a CDS encoding class I SAM-dependent methyltransferase; protein product: MDRGRCVDLGCGGGHLGLAAAELFTNEITLLDSNPYALELAARRIKERDRARITTLCADVHTMPIPDASVNLVISRGAMWFWDKERSLTEIRRILAPGGTALMGGGYGSPALKAEIYRIMSERNGNDFGVRQQKTTLGSTPDDYAPVAQTLGFDVRVVHDDTGDWLLLRKPAVSPEARS
- a CDS encoding fibronectin type III domain-containing protein is translated as MFLKKNWSWVFNLALALSILMLIACPMESDDDDIPLPAPGSIQITANDGALVLQWTRVAAAGGVDPTYKIFISESNNSLEAVEIFPTDGSGGSLVKYTISELENHKTYYIWVKAAYAGLGESDFTGVYQGTPIPPPANPGTLTVAPYEEMLGVSWVAVTDASFYEVYYKAGGAGETPPTDATMETVAEPTVMIEELDNGTSYTVWVRAGNTAGNSAGYATAAGTPVVPTTPPTADKKPETPTVVPGNAKLTLKWTPVSDVPSYKLYYGTTNDFSQATPVEKPILPKASPVSGDITGLVNGTSYYVWVQSWNSASTKDNSPVSDPASGIPQAKAAIDYSNTTFSLGSAGAEFVYAQTLPPSVFNPTGRPNSDRMTRVQETGLGNLFTDGAAWYIRDKYPEQNISFVFLHGAYIDNVLPAGDITVGSLSAIVRTADREDKFVLLSLTGAQLKAFFDEVADVVHSGRGGPSNTAFFGNVSSEVHYTLQYRKPPELTQAIIDGTEAKYSDMDTSPYTRGRIKAGTLKINGVDIDDTKTYRICTTETLATGAFFDTLLDGINKVVTDDIFWHGVAEYIYDQGADLIPLVDGRIVIEGGVPLPSPWVAGDWIYTEE
- a CDS encoding TonB-dependent receptor produces the protein MNHPYPAAVLLLALVLAWTPELTGAQEAAADTSSVSMEADEALPEDTEVFRLPEAGVNANQDTPELITREEMDRDDVNDLWEAVRYTPGVILSGGGRRNDSNFSVRGFGSDSVPVFVDGIVMANPYRGEGDGARFLTGDMESIEIEKGYSSELLGANTLGGAVLLRTAKPKKPFEASLKTSFDFDSILHYADATHVVSAGTKLEYFYAKAVFQYRDVDHYRLPEDFEPTTDNPQEKGDRLWSDSDDLKLTLMAGTTPIPDLDIWLAYVYQDSDKGLSPPDTNLRDYAIWEWPVWKRHSVSLNSIFAAGPLSFSALAYFDKYDNRLDEYYTLKAWQRGIHAPHSDYDEYSTGGRLTGTWEINSWNTLQGALTYKKEDHLGLRGSYKNEDDLTEEMHVNEDTWSVGMEHAINPWDPLTVKAGFGFDALIPNEYWNEENEYLKLLDASYFIVKTQDKFLYTWQAGAFYKITGDHELRLTYARKNHFPNMSQRYSTRFGSAMPNPNLGPEIANHFELGYRGYFGGIGDFIYALTVNAALYYSVITGKIVTVGWPNPHHPSASVDISRNLDSTAFWGFELAPEISLKKFLSTGMSFSWNQNTINHSQAGIKVLPYYPEITLNGYMVIKPLEVLSIIPRVEYTGSRFANTEGFEKLEAYFLAHLKVSYDFGKYITASVGVENIFDKYYEIRQYAPMAGRSFNISLTARY